A single window of Modestobacter italicus DNA harbors:
- a CDS encoding M23 family metallopeptidase: MGTFQAAVQSVSAQRARYEKQLQDAQVNLLSLQGQRNAYQAWENQQAQQQAAEAAQAAASAKATAQAAARARAAAEQPASATPIDGTSSQVTSAKPATRSGGGGVAPTSGRFTTCFEVRWGTMHNAVDIAAPMGTPIYAPASGRVVRAGTATGYGLAVYIQHDDGSVTVYGHINDYFVSVGQRVSAGEVIAEVGNRGQSTGPHLHFQVNTNGMYAGATDPIPWLAARGVDMGGRC, encoded by the coding sequence GTGGGCACGTTCCAGGCTGCGGTGCAGTCGGTGAGCGCACAGAGGGCCAGGTACGAGAAGCAGTTGCAGGACGCCCAGGTGAACCTGCTGTCCCTGCAGGGGCAGCGGAACGCCTATCAGGCGTGGGAGAACCAGCAGGCTCAGCAGCAGGCAGCGGAGGCGGCACAGGCGGCTGCGTCCGCCAAGGCAACAGCTCAGGCGGCCGCACGAGCTCGCGCGGCGGCCGAGCAGCCCGCCTCGGCCACGCCGATCGACGGCACGTCCAGTCAGGTGACGTCGGCGAAGCCGGCGACGCGCAGCGGCGGTGGCGGTGTTGCGCCGACAAGCGGTCGGTTCACCACCTGCTTCGAGGTGCGCTGGGGCACCATGCACAACGCCGTCGACATCGCGGCTCCGATGGGCACTCCCATCTACGCCCCCGCGTCAGGCCGGGTCGTGCGCGCCGGAACGGCTACCGGCTACGGATTGGCCGTGTACATCCAGCACGACGACGGATCCGTCACGGTGTACGGACACATCAACGACTACTTCGTCAGCGTGGGCCAGCGCGTGTCAGCCGGTGAGGTCATCGCCGAGGTCGGCAACCGCGGCCAGTCCACCGGGCCGCATCTGCACTTCCAGGTCAACACCAACGGCATGTACGCCGGCGCCACCGACCCGATCCCGTGGCTGGCTGCCCGAGGCGTGGACATGGGCGGTCGCTGCTGA
- a CDS encoding IS3 family transposase (programmed frameshift), translated as MAAPRKYPDELRERATRLAVEARRDPATRTGALKRIGAQLGINAETLRNWVIQAEIDEGHRPGTTTDDATRLAELEREVRELRRANAILKSASGFLRGGARPPLPLIVAYIDQHKLEHGVEPICAVLTEAGAKIAPSTYYAHRTRPPSARSVTDAATTEVIEQVHADNYGVYGARKVHAEVRRQGHPVARCTVERLMRAAGLRGITRAKGPRTTVPGAAPDTRPDLVERAFTATGPDQLWVADITYCRTFSGWVYAAFVIDVFSRRVVGWQLSRSLRTDLALDALEMGIWTRRRAGHDVTGLVHHSDKGVQYVAVRYTQRLAEAGAVASVGSTGDSYDNALAEAFNSLFKAELVRNRGPWKGIDDLEIAVAEYIDWFNHRRLHGEIGLVPPAEHEDDFYRHNTAATTVAASVPSLH; from the exons ATGGCGGCACCGAGGAAGTACCCCGACGAGCTGCGTGAGCGGGCGACCCGGCTGGCGGTCGAGGCGCGGCGTGACCCGGCGACCCGGACCGGGGCGTTGAAGCGGATCGGCGCGCAGTTGGGCATCAACGCCGAGACGCTGCGCAACTGGGTGATCCAGGCCGAGATCGACGAGGGCCACCGACCGGGCACCACGACCGATGACGCCACCCGGCTGGCCGAGCTCGAGCGTGAGGTCCGCGAGCTTCGTCGAGCGAATGCGATCTTGAAGAGCGCGTCGG GCTTTCTTCGCGGCGGAGCTCGACCGCCCCTCCCGCTGATCGTCGCCTACATCGATCAGCACAAGCTCGAACACGGGGTCGAGCCGATCTGCGCGGTCCTCACCGAGGCCGGCGCGAAGATCGCCCCGAGCACCTACTACGCACACCGCACCCGCCCGCCGTCGGCGCGATCGGTCACCGACGCAGCAACCACCGAGGTCATCGAGCAGGTGCATGCCGACAACTACGGGGTCTATGGCGCCCGCAAGGTGCATGCCGAAGTGCGCCGGCAGGGCCACCCGGTGGCCCGCTGCACCGTCGAACGGCTGATGCGCGCCGCCGGCCTGCGCGGCATCACGCGGGCGAAAGGCCCGCGCACCACCGTGCCCGGCGCGGCCCCGGACACCCGCCCGGACCTGGTGGAACGGGCGTTCACCGCGACCGGCCCGGACCAGCTGTGGGTCGCCGACATCACCTACTGCCGGACCTTCTCCGGCTGGGTCTACGCCGCCTTCGTCATCGACGTGTTCTCCCGCCGGGTGGTCGGCTGGCAGCTGTCCCGCTCGCTGCGCACCGACCTCGCCCTGGACGCCCTGGAGATGGGCATCTGGACCCGCCGGCGCGCCGGCCACGACGTGACCGGGCTGGTCCACCACTCGGACAAGGGCGTCCAGTACGTCGCCGTGCGCTACACCCAGCGCCTCGCCGAGGCCGGCGCGGTCGCCTCCGTCGGCTCCACCGGCGACTCCTACGACAACGCCCTGGCCGAGGCGTTCAACTCCCTCTTCAAGGCCGAGCTGGTCCGCAACCGCGGGCCCTGGAAGGGCATCGACGACCTCGAGATCGCCGTCGCCGAGTACATCGACTGGTTCAACCACCGACGGCTGCACGGTGAGATCGGGCTGGTCCCGCCGGCCGAGCACGAAGACGACTTCTACCGGCACAACACCGCGGCGACTACCGTCGCCGCGTCAGTTCCGAGCCTCCACTGA